Proteins from one Gasterosteus aculeatus chromosome 11, fGasAcu3.hap1.1, whole genome shotgun sequence genomic window:
- the mlx gene encoding max-like protein X isoform X2: MTDPTTSPEDHWKTDGAFSDSGFDHGFFAETTRKGSVVSRANSIGSTSASSVPNTDDEDSDYRHETSYKNSYKDRRRQAHTQAEQKRRDAIKKGYDDLQSIVPTCQQQSEFAVGAQKISKATVLQKTIDYIHFLHKEKKKQEEEVSLLRKEVMALKIMKTNYEHIVKAHQNNPQQGDDQVSDQVKFNIFQSIMDSLFQSFSNSVSVSSFQELSACVFSWIEEHCKPQTLREFVVGVLRQLNGQLY; this comes from the exons ATGACGGACCCGACAACGTCTCCGGAGGACCACTGGAAG ACCGACGGCGCCTTCAGCGACAGCGGCTTCGACCACG GCTTCTTTGCTGAAACTACCAGAAAGGGTTCAGTTGTGTCTCGGGCCAACAGCATCGGCTCAACAAGCGCCTCTTCAGTACCAAATACAG ATGATGAAGACAGCGACTACCGACACGAGACGTCGTACAAGAACTCGTACAAAGACCGACGgagacaagcgcacacacaagcTGAGCAGAAGCGCCGGGATGCCATCAAG AAAGGCTACGATGACCTCCAGTCCATAGTCCCCACCTGCCAGCAGCAGTCCGAGTTTGCAGTCGGAGCGCAGAAGATCAGCAAGGCCACCGTACTGCAGAAAA CAATCGACTACATCCATttccttcacaaagaaaagaagaagcaggaggaggaagtttCTCTACTAAGGAAAGAAGTGATGGCGCTGAAAATCATGAAAAC GAACTACGAGCACATAGTGAAGGCCCACCAGAACAACCCCCAGCAGGGAGACGATCAGGTGTCCGACCAGGTCAAGTTCAACATCTTCCAGAGCATCATGGACTCCCTCTTCCAGTCGTTCAGCAACTCCGTCTCCGTGAGCAGCTTCCAGGAGCTCTCCGCCTGCGTCTTCAGCTGGATCGAGGAGCACTGCAAGCCGCAG ACGCTGAGGGAGTTCGTGGTCGGCGTGCTGCGGCAGCTCAACGGTCAGCTCTATTGA
- the psmc3ip gene encoding homologous-pairing protein 2 homolog: protein MSKKDNGAPLILSYLNEKNRPYSAQDVFCNLQKQHGFGKTAVVKTMELLSMEGKITEKIYGKQKIYFANQSQFKNVSEEELKAMNCQISQLTAEVQALTSSCRQLDAELKELSSSLTTQEMMLEVRELKAECSGYAARLEKIKSATNHVTPEEKEKVYKDRDVYVKEWKKRKRLASDMVNAILEGYPKSKKQFLEEVGVETDEDCKVVVPTT from the exons ATGAGTAAGAAGGATAACG GCGCCCCACTGATCCTCTCTTACCTGAATGAGAAGAACCGACCGTACAGCGCGCAGGATGTCTTCTGCAACCTACAGAAGCAGCATGGATTTGGCAAAACG GCAGTGGTCAAAACCATGGAGCTGCTGTCTATGGAGGGGAAGATAACGGAGAAAATATATGGCAAACAAAAGATCTATTTCGCTAATCAG TCTCAGTTCAAAAATGTGagcgaggaggagctgaaggcgATGAACTGTCAGATCTCACAGCTCACTGCAGAGGTGCAGGCGctcaccagcagctgcagacaACTGGATGCAG AGCTGAAGGAGCTCAGCAGCTCCCTCACAACCCAGGAAATGATGTTGGAGGTCCGGGAGCTGAAGGCCGAGTGTTCAGGCTACGCAGCGCGTCTGGAGAAGATCAAGTCCGCCACGAATCACGTCACAccggaggagaaagagaag GTTTACAAAGACCGGGACGTTTACGTCAAAGAgtggaagaagagaaagagattg GCTTCAGACATGGTCAACGCGATCCTGGAAGGATACCCGAAGAGCAAGAAGCAGTTCCTG GAGGAGGTCGGGGTGGAGACGGACGAGGACTGTAAGGTGGTGGTTCCAACCACTTGA
- the fmnl1a gene encoding formin-like protein 1 has protein sequence MTGSNPSTHSPEEFSVNKCPAKCHLGGAFLRAQQTPARLVSLSSKSSCKAFLLDYLWRLVMGNVAAGGLEQEPSEGREARDSVGGAPGTSDPTPTLQKKKQPAPPKLPMPPEDELEERFNVVLSYMNLPPDKLKLLSQYDNEKKWELVCDQERFQVKSPPSIYLAKIKSCYQDQGGVSRRLKKRIQEATQVLRDLEISLRTNHIGWAQEFLNEQNKGLDILLEYLSHAQSDVSFDADGVENGGSLPERGKLADRSMEDLTKSSAGSPSHGMSRAARALTIRISSTLTNKMHKKSHSYNQRDDVHVCIMCLRAIMNYQSGFNLVMTHPRCVNEITLSLNSRNPRTKALVLELLAAVCLVRGGHDIILSAFDNFKEVSRERNRFEKLMEYFINDDSNIDFMVACMQFINIVVHSVENMNFRVHLQFEFTNHGLDKYLGRLKQTESEKLQVQIQAYLDNVLDVGALLEDAENRGGVMEHVDELQEHNVQLSARLQEIESQTAERMSELETQLMQATKETELLKESLRDSCSQVGALQQRERERELDREREKDRERLSTSAPATSSELEQKVKELQDKGLIRLGRSPSGGLDIQVVPVTVVEYVQATAPDAAPPASATPPALAGGPEGVASPPPPPPPPPPPGGCGGVPPPPPPPPPPLPHLGGPPPAPPMPGSGPPPAPPPPGSGPPPPPPPPGGGPPPPPGAANPQSAVKTKKPIQTKFRMPLLNWQALKPNQVTGTVFNDLDDEKVLDELNMDMFAEHFKTRAQGNTTDVSNIKKKVVQKAPSKLSLIEANKAKNLSISLRKGGMNPSAICTAIETYDQKSLSIDLLEILVPFIPSDYEMKLLVNYEKDGRPLEELTDEDQFVLRFGKIPRLKQRINTFTFMGNFPDTVKRLQPQLNSIIAASMSIKSSTKLKKILEIVLAFGNYMNSSKRGAAYGFRLQSLDLLLETKSTDRSQTLLHFITSIVQEKYPDLANFHTEIHFVDKAALVSLDGILQDIRSLERGMEMTQKEFAEQDDSPVLRDFIKTNSEQLETLIKDSKTAQEAYGSAVEYFGENPKTTQPSMFFPPFGRLIKAYKAAQQQIEQKKKMESVSSEEKGPPSSPSKAVGQKGPMMPKMDLIAELKKRQVKPQVREGKDGALEDIITDLRNTPYRRTDGRRPPPPRQDT, from the exons ATGACTGGCTCCA ACCCGTCTACTCACTCACCAGAGGAGTTCTCGGTCAACAAGTGTCCCGCTAAGTGCCACTTAGGTGGGGCTTTTCTCAGAGCGCAGCAGACCCCAGCGAGGCTTGTGTCCTTATCGTCAAAG AGCTCGTGTAAAGCTTTCCTCCTGGATTACTTGTGGAGATTAGTGATGGGGAATGTGGCCGCGGGGGGCTTGGAGCAGGAGCCGTCTGAGGGCCGAGAGGCCAGAGACTCGGTCGGAGGAGCTCCGGGAACGAGTGACCCCACTCCGaccctgcagaagaagaagcagccggCTCCCCCCAAACTACCCATGCCTCCGgaggacgagctggaggagcgCTTCAACGTGGTGCTG agCTACATGAACCTTCCTCCAGACAAACTGAAGCTGTTGAGTCAGTACGACAACGAAAAGAAGTGGGAACTAGTGTGTGACCAG GAGCGTTTCCAGGTGAAGAGCCCCCCCTCCATCTACCTGGCCAAGATCAAGAGCTGCTACCAGGATCAAGGAGGGGTGTCCCGCAGG ctgaAGAAAAGGATCCAAGAGGCCACTCAGGTCCTCCGGGATCTGGAGATATCGCTTCGCACAAACCACATCGG GTGGGCTCAAGAGTTTCTCAACGAGCAGAACAAAGGCCTGGACATCCTGCTGGAGTACCTGTCCCACGCTCAGAGCGACGTCTC GTTCGATGCGGACGGCGTTGAGAACGGCGGCTCCCTGCCGGAGAGAGGGAAACTGGCCGACCGGTCGATGGAGGACTTGACCAAAAGCTCCGCAGGCTCCCCGTCACACGGGATGAGCAGAGCCGCTCGAGCTCTGACCATAAG AATAAGCTCCACTCTGACCAACAAGATGCACAAGAAGTCCCATTCGTACAACCAGAGGGACGACGTGCACGTGTGCATCATGTGCCTGCGAGCCATCATGAACTACCAG TCCGGCTTCAACCTGGTGATGACCCACCCGCGCTGTGTGAACGAGATCACCCTCAGCCTCAACAGCAGGAATCCCAG GACCAAAGCCCtcgtgctggagctgctggccgCCGTGTGTCTGGTGAGAGGCGGACACGACATCATTCTGTCTGCGTTCGACAACTTCAAAGAG GTCAGCAGAGAGAGGAACCGCTTCGAGAAGTTGATGGAGTACTTCATCAACGACGACAGCAACATCGACTTCATG GTGGCTTGCATGCAGTTCATAAACATCGTGGTGCATTCAGTGGAGAACATGAACTTCCGCGTTCATCTGCAGTTCGAGTTCACTAACCACGGGCTGGACAAGTACCTCGGG cgTCTGAAGCAAACGGAGAGCGAGAAGCTGCAGGTGCAGATCCAGGCCTACCTGGACAACGTGCTGGACGTGGGAGCCCTGCTGGAGGACGCTGAGAACAGAGGAGGGGTGATGGAGCACGTGGACGAGCTGCAGGAGCACAACGTGCAG CTGAGCGCTCGGCTTCAGGAGATTGAGAGTCAGACTGCGGAGAGGATGTCCGAGCTCGAGACTCAGCTCATGCAGGCCACCAAGGAGACGGAGCTGCTCAAA GAGAGCCTGCGGGACTCCTGCTCCCAGGTCGGCGCTTTGCAGCAGAGGGAGCGGGAGCGGGAGCTGGACCGGGAGCGGGAGAAGGACAGGGAGCGCCTGAGCACCTCCGCCCCTGCGACCTCCTCGGAGCTGGAGCAGAAGGTCAAGGAGCTGCAGGACAAGGGCCTGATCCGCCTGGGCCGCAGCCCCTCCGGAGGTCTGGACATCCAGGTGGTGCCCGTCACGGTGGTGGAGTACGTCCAGGCCACGGCCCCCGATGCGGCCCCCCCTGCTTCTGCCACTCCACCAGCTCTTGCCGGTGGTCCAGAGGGGgtggcctctcctcctccacctccaccaccgcctcctcccccaGGAGGTTGCGGCGGCgtgcccccacctcctcctcctcctcctcctcctctgcctcatctTGGAGGTCCACCACCCGCGCCTCCCATGCCTGGCTCTGGACCACCACCAGCTCCGCCCCCGCCTGGTTCTggacccccaccaccaccccctccacctgGTGGTGGTCCGCCTCCCCCGCCTGGAGCAGCAAACCCTCAATCAG CGGTGAAGACCAAGAAGCCCATTCAGACCAAGTTCAGGATGCCGCTGTTGAACTGGCAGGCCTTGAAGCCCAACCAAGTGACAGGAACCGTTTTCAACGACCTCGATGACGAGAAGGTCTTAGAT GAGTTGAACATGGACATGTTTGCGGAACACTTTAAGACCAGGGCCCAGGGAAACACAACAGACGTGTCTAACATCAAGAAGAAGGTGGTCCAGAAGGCCCCCAGCAAGTTGTCCTTGATCGAAGCCAACAAGGCGAAGAATCTGTCCATCAGTCTACGCAAGGGGGGAATGAACCCGTCCGCCATCTGCACCGCCATAGAGAC GTACGACCAGAAGTCTCTGTCCATCGACCTCCTGGAAATACTCGTGCCCTTCATTCCGTCAGACTATGAGATGAAGCTGCTGGTAAACTATGAGAAAGATGGCCGCCCGCTGGAGGAGCTGACCGACGAGGATCAGTTCGTCTTACGCTTTGGGAAGATCCCCCGTCTGAAGCAGCGGATAAACACTTTCACCTTCATGGGCAACTTCCCGGACACGGTGAAACGCCTGCAGCCG CAACTGAACTCCATCATCGCGGCGTCCATGTCCATCAAGTCTTCAACCAAACTGAAAAAGATCCTAGag ATCGTCCTCGCCTTCGGGAACTACATGAACAGCAGCAAGAGGGGAGCAGCGTACGGCTTCCGGCTGCAGAGTCTCGACCTT CTGTTGGAGACAAAGTCCACGGACCGCTCGCAGACGCTTCTTCACTTCATCACCAGCATCGTCCAGGAGAAATACCCCGACCTGGCCAACTTCCACACGGAGATCCACTTCGTTGACAAGGCCGCGCTCG TGTCGCTGGACGGCATCCTGCAGGACATCCGCTCGTTAGAGCGGGGAATGGAAATGACCCAAAAGGAGTTTGCGGAGCAGGACGACAGCCCCGTGTTGAGGGATTTCATCAAGACCAACAGCGAGCAGCTGGAGACGTTGATCAAAGACAGCAAGACGGCCCAG gAGGCGTACGGCTCCGCGGTGGAGTATTTCGGCGAAAACCCCAAAACCACGCAGCCGTCCATGTTCTTCCCGCCGTTTGGCCGCTTGATAAAGGCCTATAAG GCGGCGCAACAACAGATTGAGCAGAAAAAGAAGATGGAGAGTGTGAGCAGCGAGGAAAAGGGGCCACCGAGCTCTCCAAGCAAGGCCGTGGGCCAAAag GGGCCCATGATGCCGAAGATGGACCTGATAGCGGAACTGAAGAAGAGGCAGGTGAAGCCTCAGGTGCGCGAGGGGAAGGACGGCGCTCTGGAGGACATCATCACAG ATCTGAGGAACACGCCGTACCGGCGCACAGATGGTcgcaggccgccgccgccgcgccagGACACTTGA
- the llgl1 gene encoding lethal(2) giant larvae protein homolog 1 — translation MMKFRFRRQGTDPQREKIKQELFAFNKTVEHGFPHQPSALAFDPKLELMAIGTKSGAIKVYGSPGVEFTGLHADTTAVTQIHFLPGQGRLLSLLDDNTLHLWELVAGAPRDAGGAKREGVVCLEEVDCYSLPGRPGIESCSATRVTVLLLMRSSDLLCVGTEGGGVYFLELPRLSLKESQTLLQDQIIQSLPDDYRCGKSLGPVESLQEHPQRPGKLLIGYSRGLVVLWESTSRRVEQLFLGKQQLESLVWERSGNLFVSSHNDGGYSVWAVTTGNNVIHQPVSSTIPYGPFPCKAINKILWRTTQTGSPVVLYSGGMPRASYGDRHCLTIQQDKEHVTLDFTSRVIDFFTVHGVEQDEEFDEPSAVVVLLEEELVVMDLRTPGWPSLPTPYLAPLHSSAITCSFHVSGVPPKLWERLANAGRAQQGRQPAHGSWPICGGKNLAPPPKNQELLLTGHEDGTVRFWDASDVALTPLYKLSTANVFHTDCDPSDDPQDPSDDPDMQQEEEWPPFRKVGCFDPYSDDPRLAIQKISLCKYSNKLVVAGTAGQVIVLGLSDERSAHPVDVSVVDLLQDREGFTWKGHDRLEPRLKPASFPPGFQPLVLVQCVPPASVTAVALHAEWNLISFGTSHGFGLFDYHRRNAVLARCTLHPNDSLAMEGPLSRVKSLKKSLRQSFRRIRKSRVSGKKRPVATPTSKVQEANAALAEQEDVAPIQRRIEPRSADDSLSGVVRCLCFADTFLRDGTHHGATLWAGTNSGSVYAYALEVPGVGSGRACERGASEGGVCVEAVLGKEIQLMHRAPVVSICVLDGRGKPLPDPYEASQDLAIAPDMANAHSVLIASEEQLKVFSLPKVSAKTKFKLTAHEGCRVRRVALVAFGSVAQEDYCEHTLVCLTNLGDMHLFSIPGLRPQVRYDCIRKEDISGIASCVFTKNGQGFYLISPSEYERFSLSAKTLTEPLCSVQLDRPLHATPASDSTATTTPPQANGTHKNHVGQAEGRSEESPSALSSPILDTPLDSPLSCADLTLDSTGEITVEDVRDFLTTVDEAENNLKNIKEEEGRSTGILIN, via the exons CTACGGGTCCCCCGGCGTGGAGTTCACGGGGCTACACGCGGACACCACTGCCGTCACTCAAATCCACTTCCTGCCTGGACAG GGTCGCCTGCTCTCGCTGCTGGACGACAACACGCTCCACCTGTGGGAGCTGGTGGCCGGGGCCCCTCGGGACGCGGGCGGGGCCAAGAGAGAAGGCGTGGTCTGTCTGGAGGAAGTGGACTGCTACAGCCTCCCAGGGAGACCCGGCATTGAGAGCTGCAG CGCCACTCGGGTGACCGTCCTCCTCCTGATGAGGTCCAGCGACCTGCTGTGCGtcgggacagagggagggggcgtgTACTTCCTGGAGTTGCCCCGCCTGTCGCTGAAGGAGAGCCAGACGCTGCTCCAGGATCAGATCATACAGAG cctGCCAGATGATTACAGATGTGGGAAGTCCTTGGGGCCGGTGGAGTCCCTTCAGGAACATCCCCAGCGGCCGGGTAAGCTTCTGATCGGCTACAGCCGAGGCCTGGTGGTCCTGTGGGAATCGACCAGCCGACGTGTGGAGCAGCTCTTCCTGGGCAAGCAG cagctggagagccTGGTGTGGGAACGCTCTGGAAACCTTTTTGTCAGCTCCCATAACGATGGAGGCTACTCCGTGTGGGCCGTTACTACCGGCAACAACGTCATCCACCAGCCAGTGTCCTCCACCATCCCATATG GTCCGTTTCCCTGCAAGGCGATCAACAAGATCCTGTGGAGAACCACACAGACGGG GTCTCCGGTGGTGTTGTACAGCGGCGGAATGCCCAGAGCCAGCTACGGCGACCGCCACTGTCTGACCATCCAGCAGGACAAAGAACACGTCACTCTGGACTTCACGTCCCGCGTCATCGACTTCTTCACCGTCCACGGCGTCGAGCAGGACGAAG AGTTCGATGAGCCGTCCGCGGTGGTGGTCCTGCTGGAAGAGGAGCTGGTGGTGATGGACCTGCGCACCCCCGGGTGGCCCTCGCTGCCCACTCCTTACCTGGCCCCGCTCCACTCCTCGGCCATCACCTGCTCCTTCCACGTCTCCGGCGTCCCGCCCAAGCTGTGGGAGAGGCTGGCGAACGCCGGCAGAGCCCAGCAGGGCCGCCAGCCAGCGCACGGG AGTTGGCCCATTTGTGGAGGGAAAAACCTCGCTCCTCCACCCAAGAACCAAGAGCTGCTGTTGACagg GCACGAGGACGGTACTGTGCGGTTCTGGGATGCTTCGGATGTCGCTCTGACTCCGCTGTACAAGCTGAGCACGGCCAACGTCTTCCACACCGACTGCGACCCTAGCGACGACCCCCAGGACCCCAGCGACGACCCCGAcatgcagcaggaggaggaatggcctcccttcAGGAAG gtgggctGTTTTGACCCGTACAGCGATGACCCCCGACTGGCCATCCAGAAGATCAGCCTGTGCAAATACAGCAACAAGCTGGTGGTGGCCGGGACGGCTGGACAG GTGATCGTCCTGGGCCTGAGCGACGAGCGCTCGGCCCACCCGGTGGACGTGTCGGTGGTCGACCTGCTGCAGGACCGGGAGGGCTTCACCTGGAAGGGCCACGACCGGCTGGAGCCGCGCCTCAAGCCCGCCTCCTTCCCGCCGGGCTTCCAGCCGCTGGTGCTGGTGCAGTGCGTTCCCCCGGCCTCCGTCACGGCGGTGGCGCTGCACGCCGAGTGGAACCTGATCTCCTTCGGGACGAGTCACGGGTTCGGCCTGTTCGACTACCACAGACGCAACGCCGTGCTGGCCAG GTGCACCCTGCACCCCAATGACTCGCTGGCGATGGAGGGCCCCCTGTCCCgagtcaagtccttgaagaagtcCTTGCGACAGAGCTTCAGGCGCATCCGCAAGAGCCGCGTGTCGGGCAAGAAGCGGCCCGTCGCCACGCCCACCAGCAAG GTCCAGGAGGCCAACGCCGCCCTGGCGGAGCAGGAGGACGTGGCGCCGATACAGCGACGGATCGAACCCCGGTCGGCGGACGACTCGCTGTCCGGCGTGGTCCGCTGCCTCTGCTTCGCCGACACGTTCCTGCGGGACG GCACGCACCACGGCGCCACGCTGTGGGCGGGGACCAACTCGGGCAGCGTGTACGCCTACGCTCTGGAGGTGCCCGGCGTGGGCTCGGGGCGCGCCTGCGAGCGGGGGGCCAGCGAGGGCGGCGTGTGCGTGGAGGCCGTTCTGGGCAAAGAGATCCAGCTCATGCACAGAGCTCCCGTGGTGTCCATCTGCGTGTTGGACGGCCGGGGGAAACCGCTGCCGGACCCTTACGAAGCCTCCCAGGACCTCGCCATCGCGCCCGATATGGCCAACGCCCACTCGGTCCTCATCGCCTcggaggagcagctgaag GTGTTCTCTCTCCCTAAGGTGAGCGCAAAGACCAAGTTCAAGCTGACGGCGCACGAGGGCTGCCGGGTGAGGAGGGTGGCGCTGGTGGCGTTCGGCTCGGTGGCTCAGGAGGACTACTGCGAACACACGCTGGTCTGTCTGACCAACCTGGGCGACATGCACCTCTTCAGCATCCCCGGCCTCAGACCACAG GTTCGCTACGACTGCATCCGTAAAGAAGACATCAGCGGCATCGCGTCCTGCGTCTTCACGAAGAACGGACAGG GGTTTTACTTGATCTCTCCCTCCGAGTACGAGAGGTTCTCGCTGTCCGCAAAGACGCTCACTGAGCCGCTGTGCTCCGTTCAGCTGGACCGACCGCTGCACGCCACGCCggccag CGATAGTACCGCGACGACAACGCCGCCGCAGGCCAACGGAACCCACAAGAACCACGTAGGTCAGGCTGAgg GGCGAAGCGAGGAGTCCCCCAGCGCGCTGTCCTCCCCCATCCTGGACACCCCTCTGGACTCCCCCCTCAGCTGTGCCGACCTCACCCTCGACTCCACCGGAGAAATCACCGTGGAGGACGTCCGGGACTTTCTTAC CACTGTGGACGAGGCAGAGAATAACCTGAAGAAcatcaaagaggaggagggacgctCTACTGGCATCCTCATCAACTAG
- the mlx gene encoding max-like protein X isoform X1 has protein sequence MTDPTTSPEDHWKQTDGAFSDSGFDHGFFAETTRKGSVVSRANSIGSTSASSVPNTDDEDSDYRHETSYKNSYKDRRRQAHTQAEQKRRDAIKKGYDDLQSIVPTCQQQSEFAVGAQKISKATVLQKTIDYIHFLHKEKKKQEEEVSLLRKEVMALKIMKTNYEHIVKAHQNNPQQGDDQVSDQVKFNIFQSIMDSLFQSFSNSVSVSSFQELSACVFSWIEEHCKPQTLREFVVGVLRQLNGQLY, from the exons ATGACGGACCCGACAACGTCTCCGGAGGACCACTGGAAG CAGACCGACGGCGCCTTCAGCGACAGCGGCTTCGACCACG GCTTCTTTGCTGAAACTACCAGAAAGGGTTCAGTTGTGTCTCGGGCCAACAGCATCGGCTCAACAAGCGCCTCTTCAGTACCAAATACAG ATGATGAAGACAGCGACTACCGACACGAGACGTCGTACAAGAACTCGTACAAAGACCGACGgagacaagcgcacacacaagcTGAGCAGAAGCGCCGGGATGCCATCAAG AAAGGCTACGATGACCTCCAGTCCATAGTCCCCACCTGCCAGCAGCAGTCCGAGTTTGCAGTCGGAGCGCAGAAGATCAGCAAGGCCACCGTACTGCAGAAAA CAATCGACTACATCCATttccttcacaaagaaaagaagaagcaggaggaggaagtttCTCTACTAAGGAAAGAAGTGATGGCGCTGAAAATCATGAAAAC GAACTACGAGCACATAGTGAAGGCCCACCAGAACAACCCCCAGCAGGGAGACGATCAGGTGTCCGACCAGGTCAAGTTCAACATCTTCCAGAGCATCATGGACTCCCTCTTCCAGTCGTTCAGCAACTCCGTCTCCGTGAGCAGCTTCCAGGAGCTCTCCGCCTGCGTCTTCAGCTGGATCGAGGAGCACTGCAAGCCGCAG ACGCTGAGGGAGTTCGTGGTCGGCGTGCTGCGGCAGCTCAACGGTCAGCTCTATTGA